A stretch of the Papaver somniferum cultivar HN1 chromosome 6, ASM357369v1, whole genome shotgun sequence genome encodes the following:
- the LOC113289772 gene encoding RING-H2 finger protein ATL78-like, which translates to MASPISFSSSPYSSTLYSRKLLLHAIPHLSADSPIPSHAARDSNTHQSNFDTNVVMVLSILLCALICALGLNSIIRCVLSCSNRVAHDSGDTIPVQSADTGIKKKALKTFPVVTYLPGLKLQGLDTECVICISEFAQGERIRILPKCNHGFHIKCIDKWLSSHSSCPTCRHCLIETCEKIMNGGSQPRSLIPQAPAPPPSSRVVPSEHEGIIPTPSTIVPSEREGMIRNVAGIC; encoded by the coding sequence ATGGCTTCtcccatttctttttcttcttcgcctTACTCCTCAACACTTTACTCAAGGAAGCTGCTACTACATGCTATACCTCACCTGTCAGCCGATTCCCCAATTCCTTCACATGCTGCTAGAGATTCAAATACACACCAGAGTAATTTCGATACAAATGTAGTTATGGTTCTTTCAATTCTTTTATGTGCTCTAATTTGTGCACTAGGACTTAATTCCATCATACGATGTGTTTTGAGTTGCTCAAACCGGGTTGCACATGATTCAGGAGACACCATCCCAGTTCAGTCAGCTGATACTGGAATAAAGAAAAAAGCCCTCAAGACATTTCCTGTAGTTACATACTTACCTGGGTTGAAGCTACAAGGTTTAGACACTGAATGCGTTATTTGCATCTCAGAGTTTGCTCAAGGAGAGCGTATTAGAATTCTACCCAAGTGCAACCATGGATTTCACATTAAATGCATCGATAAATGGCTCAGTTCACACTCATCATGCCCAACTTGCAGGCATTGTTTGATTGAGACATGCGAGAAAATTATGAATGGGGGTAGCCAACCAAGATCTTTAATTCCCCAAGCGCCTGCACCACCACCATCCAGCAGAGTGGTTCCGTCAGAACATGAAGGTATTATACCGACACCATCAACCATTGTTCCATCAGAACGTGAAGGTATGATACGGAATGTGGCTGGTATCTGCTAA